Within Wyeomyia smithii strain HCP4-BCI-WySm-NY-G18 chromosome 2, ASM2978416v1, whole genome shotgun sequence, the genomic segment atcaaatgtttatatcctcttatcaacatgaattctagactttgtctcaagaataaactgttaatttacaaacaaatttttaggccagcaatgttatatgcagttcccatctggacaagttgttgtacaactaggaagaagacacttcaaaggattcagaataaacttttgaaaatgattttgaagcgtcctccctggtttagcacaaacgagctacataggctcactaatgtagaaacattagaaaatatgtcaagccaaattatcaacaaattccgacaaaaatcgttgcaattgcaatcaattgcaacgattagctcactttatagtcagtaagatagttttaagtttattttaagttttgttttattcctttttttccttgacaagtaggtttaataattttcctacaattacattaacttaactgcgaaagcaaattacattcaataatataaaaaagcgtacaaatatatataatagtgttgaaatgtcaccatttgtggcagaacacacaatataaattctgaatagatattagtacataaataaatcattacaaacattcccccccccccccccccctattaaaaaaaaataacttaatttgcaattattAATATCGGCGCAAGTACCCTTCATGGCATCTAGTGGATAAATTTCCGCTGTACCCACCGATGCACGTCATACTGCGTAGGATTTATTTTTCGCTTGCCATCATCAGGAAAGTTTCGTTCATAGAGCTAtctcatttcattggttttaaagttttatttcCCATTGCGATTTGTATGTATTCCTTGCATTATATAACTTTGCTTTgttgtttatttatgtttatattACAGTACTTTGACTTGATATCTCTGACTTTGTTTAAAGTAGCGTTCTCTCCGTTTGCTAGCATTCATCATacaatattataattatttccTAAGCTTGTACTAAAATTTGGCTTTCCGAACCAAACACAGTTAAGTTTATTCCTTTTTcttcaaagcaaaaaaatagtCAACTGAAATCTCAAAAATAGCTCGGTATCCAGCCTCGACCGGCTATTTCCAAGATATCACCTGCTTAAAGCACTTTCGCACAAACACAAAGATACTAATAATACTTGCACTGTGATTCTAGAGCTCAACTATAAAACGGGCCCTACATATAGAGTGTTCTAAATCACAATAAAAATCTTTTCTAGCAATAAATACTTATACATTTCCTTAAACGTTGTAGATTaacaattgaatttaaaaaaaaaacattactggtGGAGAGAAATTACCTGTTTGTATATAACAATTACACTATTCTGATGAACAGCCATTTTGAAATACGTTTTCTGAattgcaattttttgatatCCAGAATAAAAGAGCCCTGCTGGCTTCGTCTTTTGCAGTAACTGCTTGAATACGGTGGGATTTGAAGAGCAACAACAGTCGAAGGTGATTGACAATGTATCATTGTAAACAGGTTTAAAACATATCATTGCCATCGCTCAAACTTATCAGTTCATTCGAAGTCAGTAAACCATCCTTATTGGAATCGACAAAATGCTGCAGTATTGTACGAGCCAGCGTTGGATTCGTGGACATCTCATTCGCGAACCATTCCAGCGGGAAACTATTAAATAGAGAACGAAATATGGTATCATGACATTGGTATTGGATCAATATTGCTTTCACATTAAAGGGTTATTCAACAGCGACACTAAAgcagttttgaaaatatttttttcattattcaaacAGCTTCCACTAATTTCTCAGTAGTTGCATTGCAATTGCCCGCGTGAAAAATTCATGGATCAATTACTTTTTtgcagaaaattcaaaattcactcCAATCGGTGAAAACACATTTTTGTTCAATTCTAACATTATATAGACCAGAATTTTGAAGATAAAATTGCAGTTTAACTTGCAACAATCTACAACAATggcaacaattcaaaatggttgcTGCCATCTAGAAAGTATTCAACACATTCTATGAGATTCAACCTACAATCTATCACAAAGCTAAATTAATATAGGTACCTTTCTTGTTCACCAGCTATTTGTGTTCCTGGATCAGCATTATTGTCGGCTGCTAGCTGCTCGAATAGCTTAATTGTCTCTCTCTTATCGTGTACCCATGGCGCCTCATCGGTAGCTCCACTATTTCCACTGCTTCCTCCAACGTTGGCACCGATTGGGACACGTCTTTTACCAAACCCTCTCGCGGTCATCATTTCCGAGTTCCGGAACGGTGCCCTGATCGAACGAGGTATCTTGGAGGCCCTCACCGCCAGACTAGCCAACTGGCGGGCTGGTCCAGCGTTCGAGGTGTGACAACAAAGCAGCACACAGGACAGCACCACAACGAACAGCAGCTTGCAAGCTGACATTTTTATAACCTGTAAAATCAAGTAATATTGAATAATGTTGATGAGAAAGTTACTGAGTcgatttgcattttttaaaaggTTGTTTCATTAGTATTAAATTCATAGAATATAAACCTACGTTAAGCAGCACTGCAAATTactatttattaaaaatttttggCAACATTGTCTTTTTTGAGATTCATACCGTCAAGGTTGAAAAAAGTTCGACAGGCTTGTTAAACTTTATTCTCAACGGGCCCGCTGGAATCGGTAATTGAAGATAATTTCAAACTCGACAATCCTGCTTCTGAttgaatattaattgaaaaaaatgtaaattgctCGAATGTTAGAATGTTTTTATGACGAGAGAACTAAAATTCCCtaataaaacatttttcggaaaaaagtcTCAGCtcattttgtctttaaaaatagATTGATTTACCACAGCTATTAAGCCGGGGATTATTGGTATAAATTTGGCGGCGAGAGCTCTAGTGTAATGCAAAATTTTGTTAAAGTGTTCACGAGAAGTATGTAAGCAGTGTGTCTAGTATCTAGACAAACTTGGAGAGCCTGGAATTATCAATGCATTTGATGCCAGTGTGAAGATTCGAAATATAGTTGAAATAGTATAATCAACTCTTTTGGAATACTACTGAAAGCGGTTAAAAACTCGACGCTTCAACCGTTCTTTTTTAGTACAGATTCAACACTTTGAAATTACAACAAGCCCAAATGGACAAACTTCGATTTCAACCAGTATTTTATCATGATGGAAATCGCACTTTGCGATTTTATTTCGGTGAAATTACTAATGTTCACAAATTGATTTATTTCACCGTGTACTAATGTTTCACAACTTTTGTCATTCAGCTCCCTTTGAAATGTTCTATTAAGATAAATAACTTCAATGTAGTTACATCTTTGTGATATTAACTACACAAAGCTATAAAACATGTACATGGTTTGGATTAGAAATTCAGTATCGAAACATATTACTCATCCGAAATCCAGGGAATTTTATGATTAAAGTTGACTAAACGCCCTGGAATGATGCTGTACACCGTCTTGTTTGTAAACGTTGGTGAtgtagaactccaaaaatatTGAAGCATCAACACAACAAATTCAATATCTTCGCATTACCTTGGTAGTATCGGAAAAGATTTGGACCGCgttaggaaaaatattatgctAGCACTCGCTCGTTTTTAGAAATCTACGTCAACGCCCAAAATCACATattgtatatttattttttgctactaACATAAAAATTTACCAACATGCATGTTTTTACTTGTTGCTTTAGAAGCAGTCTCGAAAAATTCTCCTATAAGTAACAAATTTGTGACTTAAAAGTAATTACATTTATTTACAAGTAACAATTTCTATACTTCAAAGCTGTAAATATATTTTAAGAAAGTTTTGTTAAAGTCGTACTGAAGCTTGTTAGTTTTTAAACAGCAACATACTGCatcaaaaaaaatccaatctAGAACGTCTTAGAAAGGTTTTCAGATGCCTCCTAAAATTCATGTTTTtgttaaatgtgtttttttaaattttttttatttttttatagataaatattagtaaataatgagtatgtgtgtccaataactaatggtgacttctcaacactgttagtaatttttaattttaattgttatgatttgtttgcttttgcaattaggacctatcattcgtagggatttaaacctacttgtcagaaaaggggtaTTTCTTGAATATGTTATTCGCTGTTTATTAATGGGGATACAACTGCACGATAAAACTAATCCTTACAACTACATTAAAACTTGTGTTAAAGGTTTCTCATTATCTTAAGATAGTATCGAGAGACTATCAAGTATTTAAGAGGACTTTAGTACCTATCAATATTAAAACAGTTTGGTACATTGTTGGCTTACGTGAGTTCATTGATAAAATTGCCAATTCCTttacaaaaacttattttcaaagagcacattgagagtatacaagcaaagtgcatcaaatatacgagatgtttatattttctcaTTAACAGAAATACTAAACTTTATTTAGAGCATAAACTTTtgattcacaaacaaatttttagaccagcaatgcattatgctgtaccgatctgctcaagttgttgtttaacaaggaagaaaacgctccaaaggattcctAATAAAactctaaaaatgattttgaagcgtcctccttggtttggtacacccgAATTAtgtacatagacttactggtgttgaaacattagaaactatgtcaaataaagtaagtaacaatttttgacaaaaatcgttgcaatcctcaattgctacgataagctctcttcatagccaataagttatcaattaagttagttgtaagtttactttcctttttttgacaagtaggtttaaatccctgcgaatgataagtcctaattgcgaaagcaaacaaaccctaacaattaaaagtacatttttttaacaGTATTGAGAATTCACCACTTGTatttggacacacatactcattatttactaatatttttcataaatacttaaggTAATAAAATAACCCCTTATTaagaaaaaacaatttctttacaATTGTGAGCTGCAATCATGGCTGATAAGTGTAAAAATAGTGGTAACTTCGAACGGGAAACCAAGAGAATTTCTCTTCTTAAAATTCTAAATTCCTCTTCTGTCAATTGTCAACCATGGCATGACAACATCACAAGTGCCATTAAAGATGCTTTTGAGCTGAGACCGCTTTCGACGGTCTGCACAACTTGTACGCTATCTCCAAAGTATTTTAATGAAACATTGAAAATACTAATAGATTCACACTCTCCCCCAAACATCTTTAATCACCAGACTTAGAAAGTACAACCAGCACTTCAAGTTGCATACCGAACgattttgtttacgtttttgaCAGTAGCATCAGGTAACAATGCTGTAGAGTGCATTTGACCTAGTGCCGTGCTACCAGAAAACTTATTGGTTTTTCAAAACTCATAAAGCACAGATCAAGAGTAGTATTTCTGGTTTCAGTTTTGTGTCGTGATAGAAAAAGTATTCTAGAGAGGCCGTAATAAAACCAGCGCataaatttttgagcttaaagaGTTTAAGAGAGACCTGAAGAACTTATCACAGCAGAATCCACTATCACCAGGAAATGTGTAAGTCGCCGAGATACTGCTCAGTACGCCATGTTTTATTCTAGaatcgaaatttcacgtaaaatTCGCCTCAAATCGAGAAATTCGTAATGTAAGAGGCGTAGTGCTAATTGTGGTAGATGATGTCCAAATCTAGCACTAGATAAAAACATGCAATGGCCAATCACTTGGTGCTTGGtcaactttttttgtaaaaatttcaatataatttcACCATATCATCAAGGCGCTTGTTTTATTTGGTACTTTTATAGTAAAACTCACCCAAGAATTGTATTGGCATGCCCATTTAAGCTCAAtattattataaaaattatattCTTTCTTGTAAGTTAGAGGATATTATATGTACATGAATTAAACTCAAATAGTTTGAAGATGGTTTTAAGTTGTACGATTGTACCAAAGTGTGCTCGTGATTACCTACAAACGCAGGTTTTTTATAAACTCAATCGATCTATTGAATGACGTCTTAAGTTTTCTTTTATGTCAGTAAGGTTCTCATTCAAACTGTACAGACACTCTTAAAGCTGTGTTGAGGGTTGCCGACCAAAACGTATATTCATATATTAAATATAGGTTTTACACCCTCTTGTAGTGTGGGCCCTTGAGGCTGTAATAAAGTTATTTCATAGTTTTATCATAGCCATTAAGGTTTATCCTACTTAAAAGTAGATTTAAGAACACAGCCATTACAGCGATGTCgaaagtataaaaaaaaacttttaatgtCACTTGGGATCTA encodes:
- the LOC129721365 gene encoding allatotropins-like, translating into MEVIKMSACKLLFVVVLSCVLLCCHTSNAGPARQLASLAVRASKIPRSIRAPFRNSEMMTARGFGKRRVPIGANVGGSSGNSGATDEAPWVHDKRETIKLFEQLAADNNADPGTQIAGEQESFPLEWFANEMSTNPTLARTILQHFVDSNKDGLLTSNELISLSDGNDMF